A single window of Agromyces aureus DNA harbors:
- the rmuC gene encoding DNA recombination protein RmuC — translation MEILLLVIGLVVGIALGALATWFLASRRATDAAADAPAIEDPALVEARHQAAIAALQAGGSAEQARIRAEEQQVQAQLRAELASVEATTVGLREQIESARAQYREIVERQRAEQQQRESREAADSKVLQALAPVKQTITEMQAKVTELETQRHRQHGELSQQLRIAAENEERLRSTAETLASALRSNSTRGVWGETQLRSVVEAAGLLERVDFDTQHSISTDSGAGRPDMVIHLPGGKNIAVDAKVPFNAYLEASQIPATATGAEAARREALMKQHVKAVRDHITALGGKTYWAGLGASPEMVIAFIPSESLVSSALETDPALMDYAFSKRVALASPVTLWSVLKTVAFSWQQDVLTKEAKTLFDLSRELYTRLSVTAGQIEKLGRTIERTVKDYNAFVGSLETRVMPTARKLKALDETKVLAQLEGIEESPRELTAYEFTAASTDTAVVEAGTSGRTTPESTDAVLDLEPVEIDFSADIDPEIRSI, via the coding sequence ATGGAGATCCTGCTGCTCGTCATCGGCCTCGTCGTCGGCATCGCCCTCGGCGCGCTCGCCACGTGGTTCCTCGCCTCCAGGCGTGCGACGGATGCCGCGGCCGACGCCCCCGCGATCGAAGACCCCGCACTGGTCGAGGCCCGTCACCAGGCCGCGATCGCCGCGCTCCAGGCCGGGGGTTCGGCCGAGCAGGCCCGCATCCGTGCAGAGGAGCAGCAGGTGCAGGCGCAGCTCCGCGCCGAGCTCGCATCCGTCGAGGCCACGACGGTCGGCCTCCGCGAGCAGATCGAGTCGGCGCGCGCCCAGTACCGCGAGATCGTCGAGCGCCAGCGCGCCGAGCAGCAGCAGCGCGAGTCGCGAGAAGCCGCCGACAGCAAGGTGCTGCAGGCGCTCGCGCCCGTGAAGCAGACCATCACCGAGATGCAGGCCAAGGTCACCGAACTCGAGACCCAGCGTCACCGCCAGCACGGCGAGCTCAGCCAGCAGCTGCGCATCGCCGCCGAGAACGAGGAGCGTCTGCGCTCCACGGCCGAGACGCTCGCGTCCGCCCTCCGTTCGAACAGCACGCGAGGCGTCTGGGGCGAGACCCAACTGCGCAGCGTCGTCGAGGCCGCGGGCCTCCTCGAGCGCGTCGACTTCGACACCCAGCACTCGATCAGCACCGACTCGGGCGCGGGCCGACCCGACATGGTCATCCACCTGCCCGGCGGCAAGAACATCGCCGTCGACGCCAAGGTGCCCTTCAACGCCTACCTCGAGGCGAGCCAGATCCCGGCGACGGCGACGGGCGCCGAGGCCGCACGCCGTGAGGCGCTCATGAAGCAGCACGTCAAGGCCGTGCGCGATCACATCACCGCCCTCGGCGGCAAGACCTACTGGGCCGGGCTCGGCGCCTCCCCAGAAATGGTCATCGCGTTCATCCCGAGCGAGTCGCTCGTCTCGAGCGCGCTCGAGACCGATCCCGCGCTGATGGACTACGCGTTCTCGAAGCGCGTGGCCCTCGCGTCGCCCGTCACGCTGTGGTCGGTGCTGAAGACGGTCGCCTTCAGCTGGCAGCAAGACGTGTTGACGAAAGAGGCGAAGACGCTCTTCGACCTCAGCCGCGAGCTCTACACGCGTCTGTCGGTCACCGCCGGCCAGATCGAGAAGCTCGGCCGCACCATCGAGCGCACCGTCAAGGACTACAACGCGTTCGTCGGCTCGCTCGAGACGCGCGTCATGCCGACCGCACGCAAGCTCAAGGCCCTCGACGAGACCAAGGTGCTCGCGCAGCTCGAAGGCATCGAAGAGAGTCCGCGCGAACTCACGGCCTACGAGTTCACGGCGGCGTCGACCGACACCGCCGTCGTCGAAGCCGGCACCTCCGGCCGCACGACGCCCGAATCGACCGACGCGGTGCTCGACCTCGAGCCCGTCGAGATCGACTTCAGCGCCGACATCGACCCCGAGATCCGTTCGATCTGA
- a CDS encoding exonuclease domain-containing protein — protein sequence MPVDFTAIDFETANPSSASACSIGLVKVRDGVVVDRLHRYIRPPFPHDEFSEWNVRVHGITRDMVADAAGWADLLPVFAEFAGADVLVAHNAGFDLRVIAATTEAFGLEVPNHRSLCSLQVARKTYHLESYRLPVAAMAAGFEGFSHHDALADAEACAAIMVHAAARHDVDDLDRLAHVTRVPFGAIGQAATATRKATHGPMALQ from the coding sequence GTGCCAGTGGACTTCACCGCGATCGACTTCGAGACCGCCAACCCGTCGAGCGCGTCGGCCTGCTCCATCGGCCTCGTGAAGGTGCGCGACGGCGTCGTGGTCGATCGCCTGCACCGCTACATCCGCCCGCCGTTCCCCCACGACGAGTTCTCGGAGTGGAACGTGCGCGTGCACGGCATCACGCGCGACATGGTCGCCGATGCCGCGGGCTGGGCCGACCTGCTGCCGGTGTTCGCCGAGTTCGCGGGCGCCGACGTGCTCGTCGCGCACAACGCGGGCTTCGACCTGCGCGTCATCGCGGCGACCACCGAGGCGTTCGGCCTCGAGGTGCCGAACCACCGCTCGCTCTGCAGCCTGCAGGTCGCCCGCAAGACCTACCACCTCGAGTCGTACCGGCTGCCGGTCGCGGCGATGGCCGCGGGCTTCGAGGGGTTCTCCCACCACGATGCGCTGGCGGATGCCGAGGCCTGCGCCGCGATCATGGTGCACGCCGCCGCCCGCCACGACGTCGACGACCTCGACCGGCTCGCCCACGTGACGCGCGTGCCGTTCGGCGCGATCGGCCAGGCGGCGACCGCCACGCGCAAGGCGACGCACGGCCCCATGGCGCTGCAGTAA
- a CDS encoding class I SAM-dependent methyltransferase — MTESPDAAPPLGDPAAPATVAAARSFGAAASVYHRSRPGYPTEAVAWLIDDAEQVLDLGAGTGKLTQALIALDRDVIAVDPVEEMLDELELAVPGVPRILGTAEEIPLDDDSFDAVVVGQAWHWFEPHRALPEIARVLRPGGVLGLVWNSRDLRADWLREAGEIMHERHDASATFEAYVNLGAPFGPIEEHTVAWTERMSRARFLELVRSRSYFITAPHGEQAATIAALEALLDTHPDVAGAVDLEVPYLTRSFRARLADRAARGHGSTGLSAHGTP; from the coding sequence ATGACCGAGTCACCGGATGCCGCGCCGCCCCTCGGAGACCCGGCGGCCCCGGCGACGGTCGCGGCGGCCAGATCGTTCGGCGCCGCGGCATCCGTCTACCATCGGTCGCGACCCGGCTACCCCACCGAGGCCGTCGCCTGGTTGATCGACGACGCCGAGCAGGTGCTCGACCTCGGGGCCGGAACCGGCAAGCTCACTCAGGCGCTCATCGCGCTCGATCGCGACGTCATCGCGGTCGACCCCGTGGAGGAGATGCTCGACGAGCTCGAGCTCGCGGTGCCCGGCGTGCCGCGCATCCTCGGCACGGCCGAGGAGATCCCGCTCGACGACGACTCGTTCGACGCGGTCGTCGTGGGGCAGGCCTGGCACTGGTTCGAGCCGCATCGTGCGCTGCCGGAGATCGCCAGGGTGCTCCGCCCCGGCGGGGTGCTCGGCCTCGTCTGGAACAGCCGCGACCTGCGCGCCGACTGGCTGCGGGAGGCCGGCGAGATCATGCACGAGCGGCACGATGCGAGCGCGACCTTCGAGGCGTACGTGAACCTCGGCGCTCCGTTCGGGCCGATCGAGGAGCACACGGTCGCCTGGACCGAGCGGATGTCGCGCGCGAGGTTCCTCGAACTCGTGCGTTCGCGCTCGTACTTCATCACGGCTCCGCACGGCGAGCAGGCCGCGACGATCGCCGCACTCGAGGCACTCCTCGACACGCATCCGGACGTCGCGGGTGCCGTCGACCTCGAGGTGCCCTACCTCACCCGCAGCTTCCGCGCGCGGCTCGCCGACCGAGCCGCGCGCGGACACGGGTCGACGGGGCTATCCGCGCACGGCACGCCGTGA